One window from the genome of Oreochromis niloticus isolate F11D_XX linkage group LG20, O_niloticus_UMD_NMBU, whole genome shotgun sequence encodes:
- the LOC100695751 gene encoding potassium voltage-gated channel subfamily A member 3 → MTPVCCFFCILERPTIGGGGRRYPALARRGRVEGLFINPDLSSWAGRATVGSESEAREKSERDRGDKAVVATAVVDRGPRRGRGGRPCMRLQPRMDDHLSLLQSPPPSATKTRGDNLVNHGYTETEADVMTVVACDNMLEESAALPGHHSLDRYEPDHECCERVVINISGLRFETQLKTLSQFPETLLGDPKKRMRYFDPLRNEYFFDRNRPSFDAILYYYQSGGRIRRPVNVPIDIFSEEIRFYELGEEAMEKFREDEGFIKEEERPLPENEFQRQVWLLFEYPESSGPARGIAIVSVLVILISIVIFCLETLPEFRDENRDPITIAPVINGTLTYFISPFSDPFFVVETLCIIWFSFELLVRFFACPSKATFSKNIMNIIDIVAIVPYFITLGTELAERQGNGQQAMSLAILRVIRLVRVFRIFKLSRHSKGLQILGQTLKASMRELGLLIFFLFIGVILFSSAVYFAEADDPESGFNSIPDAFWWAVVTMTTVGYGDMHPVTIGGKIVGSLCAIAGVLTIALPVPVIVSNFNYFYHRETEGEEQAQYLHVGSCQPLADTEELRKTRSSSSLSKSEYMVIEEHGINSTFKQQPNFPTTAQNNSQNCVNINKKIFTDV, encoded by the coding sequence ATGACGCCCGTCTGTTGCTTTTTCTGTATATTGGAGCGTCCAACGATTGGAGGAGGAGGGCGAAGGTACCCAGCGCTGGCGCGTCGTGGGCGGGTGGAAGGGCTGTTTATAAACCCAGATCTTTCCTCGTGGGCGGGAAGAGCAACAGTGGGGAGTGAAAGTGaagcgagagaaaaaagtgagagagacagaggagacaAGGCTGTGGTGGCGACGGCAGTGGTTGACCGGGGTCCGCGGAGGGGGCGAGGCGGCCGCCCCTGTATGCGTCTTCAACCGCGCATGGACGACCACCTCAGCCTCCTTCAATCACCCCCGCCAAGCGCAACCAAAACCCGGGGCGACAACCTGGTGAACCACGGATACACCGAGACAGAAGCCGACGTGATGACGGTTGTGGCTTGTGACAACATGCTCGAAGAGTCAGCGGCTCTCCCGGGCCACCACTCTCTGGATCGTTATGAACCGGATCACGAATGCTGCGAGAGGGTGGTCATCAACATCTCAGGGTTACGATTTGAAACCCAGCTAAAGACTCTCTCGCAATTTCCAGAGACGCTGCTGGGTGACCCCAAGAAGAGGATGAGGTACTTTGATCCCCTCAGGAATGAATACTTTTTCGATCGGAACAGACCCAGCTTTGATGCCATCCTCTATTACTACCAGTCTGGCGGGCGCATAAGAAGACCTGTGAATGTGCCCATTGACATTTTTTCTGAGGAGATACGCTTCTACGAGCTGGGCGAGGAGGCTATGGAGAAGTTCAGGGAGGATGAGGGTTTCATAAAGGAGGAGGAGCGACCGTTGCCTGAGAATGAATTTCAAAGACAGGTGTGGCTGCTTTTTGAGTACCCAGAGAGCTCTGGTCCCGCCCGGGGAATCGCAATAGTTTCAGTCTTGGTCATTCTCATCTCCATTGTCATTTTCTGCTTAGAGACATTGCCGGAGTTCAGGGACGAGAACAGGGATCCAATCACCATTGCGCCTGTGATAAATGGCACACTAACCTATTTCATCAGCCCATTCTCGGACCCGTTCTTTGTTGTGGAGACGTTGTGTATAATCTGGTTCTCCTTCGAGCTGCTAGTGCGCTTCTTTGCATGCCCGAGTAAGGCCACGTTCTCCAAAAATATTATGAACATTATAGACATTGTGGCCATTGTTCCCTATTTCATCACACTGGGCACAGAGCTGGCAGAAAGACAAGGGAACGGACAGCAGGCCATGTCATTAGCCATTCTGCGCGTAATTAGGCTTGTTCGGGTGTTTCGTATTTTCAAACTGTCGCGTCACTCCAAGGGGCTTCAGATTTTAGGACAGACTCTAAAGGCCAGTATGCGTGAGCTGGGCCTGCTCATCTTCTTCTTATTCATCGGTGTCATCCTCTTCTCCAGTGCTGTCTACTTTGCTGAGGCAGACGACCCGGAATCGGGTTTCAACAGCATCCCGGACGCATTCTGGTGGGCTGTTGTCACCATGACCACAGTGGGCTACGGGGACATGCACCCTGTGACAATTGGGGGAAAGATTGTGGGGTCTTTGTGCGCAATTGCTGGCGTGCTGACTATTGCCCTGCCTGTACCTGTCATCGTCTCCAATTTTAATTATTTCTACCACAGAGAAACGGAAGGCGAGGAGCAGGCACAGTACTTGCACGTGGGCAGCTGTCAGCCTTTAGCAGACACCGAGGAGCTGAGGAAGACTCgctcttcttcttcactcagCAAGAGCGAGTACATGGTGATAGAAGAGCACGGGATAAACAGCACGTTCAAACAGCAGCCCAACTTCCCCACTACCGCTCAGAACAACTCGCAGAATTGTGTGAATATAAACAAAAAGATTTTCACCGACGTGTAG